gcaactttttgtctgacaggcaagactcagggagagtGTTGTTaacggtaagcctgagtcttccttccctcctccgTGGGTCTAGGCCGGAAATGTTAATAGCAGTTtctccgtggttgactgaagggctcccagggtgaatcagtggcacctcaGTGGTGGGAGcgaagacctgcggtggtgggtaatacatggtcctctcctgtgggaccaagtGACTCTGGTGAGTCACATGATTCAGAGAGACTGAGTACTCTGTCTCCTGAGCCCCTTGCAGTCCCCTTGCTAGCAGAGCTCCAGCCCACCCCCCGTGACACATGCTAgtgcaatttttttttactaaCACATTTTGGTACATGTACATTTGCGCAAGCTAGCTACGTGAcgctaaaatccccatcacacaggatggttagtgatACAGAGGCATGTAATAAGTaggctgcactggcagactctgggtgcattatgaggatatcatcaacacaagagtgaataaggtagcagtgatactaaaagcctACGGAAAGCATATCCGTAGATGTAGCACATTCACACATGAAAATTGCACTCTGAGGAAGGGTGCGATTGAGTGACAGGCCATCCATGACGGCCCAGAACCGCACAAGATTCCCCCTGCAAAGCAAAGTTGGGTTAgattagccccaagcgtctgcctTCCAGCCTTGGACAAACAGGTAGAAAAACAGTAAATCACGAACAAGCTAGCTACAATTACTGAATATTTTTATGCAATCAAAACAAGGAAATGAGGTAAAATTACTGATGATGATAGTTAATtgtaatctattttttttttaacaaaacaaTTTTGTTTTTAAACTGTCTGGAGACAGTTGAGGGATAAGTTATGAGTCCCATTTACAAATAAATATAATAGGCAATTCAATTATATAAgtacatataaaataacctcttcatTGTGGACAAGATAAACCTATCCAGAGGGAAAATTAACGACCATGAAAGCTACCCCTAAAAACCCTATTATCATTTTCTCTGAGAAACAATATTCTCGTTTTCCCTAAGGCTTTGTAAACGTCCACAGCCGGGTCTTAAACACCGAAAGCCACTCTGTATAACCCTTCAGCGCTCGGATTTGCCAAGATATACGAGTAAATACGTGCGTGAGCAAACATGTTTGCTCTGGTTGGTGGATGGGAGTCGCAAGAGTCTCAACACAGTCTCGGCACCGTTTTGTCGACCCTGTTTTGGTTGGCTCTTTTCATTCTGACTATAAAGCCTGTCCTCACATTTATTGAGTCGTATTTTGGACGCTGCCGACTTCAGCGTCGGAGTTCCATTGATTCAGTGAAGCTAATAACACCGATTCCTCGAGCAAATGAGCGATGGATTTAATAAATGGTCTTCTATGATCGTGCGTTCTGGGTTAGGCAGATGCACCTCAAAATTGACGTTAGCTAAATGCATGGAGCTAAAGACTACGGACTATAAAGCTACAACCAGAGTTTACGGGCCACAGGCTGCAGCAGGCTACGGCCCACAGGCAGCAGCCGGCTACGGCCCACAGGCTGCAACCGGCTACGGCCCACAGGCTGCAGCCGGCTACGGGCCACAGGCTGCAGCAGGCTACGGGCCACAGGCTGCAGCAGGCTACGGGCCACAGGGTGCAGCCGGCTACGGCCCACAGGCTGCAGCCGGCTACGGGCCACAGGCTGCAGCAGGCTACGGGCCACAGGCTGCAGCCGGCTACGGGCCACAGGCTGCAGCAGGCTACGGGCCACAGGCTGCAGGCGGCTACGGCCCACAGGCTGCAGCCGGCTACGGCCCACAGGCTGCAGCCGGCTACGGGCCACAGGCTGCAGCCGGCTACGGGCCACAGGCTGCAGCAGGCTACAGGCCACAGGCTGCAGCCGGCTACGGCCCACAGGCTGCAGCCGGCTACGGGCCACAGGCTGCAGCCGGCTACGGCCCACAGGCTGCAGCCGGCTACGGGCCACAGGCTGCAGCCGGCTACGGCCCACAGGCTGCAGCCGGCTACGGGCCACAGGGTGCAGTAGGCTACGGGCCACAGGCTGCAGCAGGCTACGGCCCACAGGCTGCAGCCGGCTACGGGCCACAGGCTGCAGCAGGCTACGGGCCACAGGCTGCACCCGGCTACGGCCCACAGGCTGCAGCCGGCTACGGCCCACAGGCTGCAGCCGGCTACGGGCCACAGGCTGCAGCAGGCTACGGCCCACAGGCTGCAGCCGGCTACGGCCCACAGGCTGCAGCAGGCTACGGGCCACAGGCTGCAGCCGGCTACGGCCCACAGCCTGCAGCAGGCTACGGACCACAGGCTGCAGCCGGCTACGGCCCACAGGCTGCAGCAGGCTACGGGCCACAGGCTGCAGCAGGCTACGGGCCACAGGCTGCAGGCGGCTACGGGCCACAGGGTGCAGCCGGCAACGGGCCACAGGCTGCAGCCGGCAACGGGCCACAGGGTGCAGCCGGCTACGGGCCACAGGGTGCAGCCGGCTACGGGCCACAGGCTGCAGGCGGCTACGGGCCACAGGCTGCAGGCGGCTACGGGCCACAGGGTGCAGCCGGCTACGGGCCACAGGCTGCAGCTGGCTACGGGCCACAGGGTGCAGGCGGCTACGGGCCACAGGCTGCAGCTGGCTACAGGCCACAGGGTGCAGGCGGCTACGGGCCACAGGGTGCAGCCGGCTACGGGCCACAGGCTGCAGCTGGCTACGGGCCACAGGCTGCAGGCGGCTACGGGCCACAGGCTGCAGCTGGCTACGGGCCACAGGGTGCAGCCGGCTACGGGCCACAGGCTGCAGCTGGCTACGGGCCACAGGGTGCAGCCGGCTACGGGCCACAGGCTGCAGCTGGCTACGGGCCACAGGGTGCAGGCGGCTACGGGCCACAGGCTGCAGCTGGCTACGGGCCACAGGGTGCAGCCGGCTACGGGCC
This genomic window from Procambarus clarkii isolate CNS0578487 chromosome 1, FALCON_Pclarkii_2.0, whole genome shotgun sequence contains:
- the LOC123748953 gene encoding spidroin-2-like yields the protein MELKTTDYKATTRVYGPQAAAGYGPQAAAGYGPQAATGYGPQAAAGYGPQAAAGYGPQAAAGYGPQGAAGYGPQAAAGYGPQAAAGYGPQAAAGYGPQAAAGYGPQAAGGYGPQAAAGYGPQAAAGYGPQAAAGYGPQAAAGYRPQAAAGYGPQAAAGYGPQAAAGYGPQAAAGYGPQAAAGYGPQAAAGYGPQGAVGYGPQAAAGYGPQAAAGYGPQAAAGYGPQAAPGYGPQAAAGYGPQAAAGYGPQAAAGYGPQAAAGYGPQAAAGYGPQAAAGYGPQPAAGYGPQAAAGYGPQAAAGYGPQAAAGYGPQAAGGYGPQGAAGNGPQAAAGNGPQGAAGYGPQGAAGYGPQAAGGYGPQAAGGYGPQGAAGYGPQAAAGYGPQGAGGYGPQAAAGYRPQGAGGYGPQGAAGYGPQAAAGYGPQAAGGYGPQAAAGYGPQGAAGYGPQAAAGYGPQGAAGYGPQAAAGYGPQGAGGYGPQAAAGYGPQGAAGYGPQAAAGYGPQGAAGYGPQAAAGYGPQGAAGYGPQAACGYGPQGAAGYGPQAAAGYGPQAAGGYGPQVPYK